A portion of the Neorhodopirellula lusitana genome contains these proteins:
- a CDS encoding bifunctional metallophosphatase/5'-nucleotidase, giving the protein MKTFSIAVFSVIACVALASFADAETPAVDADKAKPKRISFAFVNDIHGQLEPHPELFWSDDDAQREHRAGGLSRIATAMDQLQSERPHGMLKIDGGDTFQGSGPAAWTKGEAMVDPLNALNLDLAIPGNWSVVYGTKQFQKLSSMVNYPMIAANILDTATGELVFEPYLVKEINGVKIGLLGFTDPDVPTRQPPHMSEGWTFQQAEVLQPLIDKLRNTEKVDVVVLVSHIGLHRAVPLTSKLQGVDVHLSADTHERTYEPIDVGDAWVVEAGAFGTLVGVLDLVVADGKIVDRNWELIELREKAFPENPEVKKTIDEVLEPHRERMNREIGHTDIWLERYNVMSTSMDRLIADAVKESAKTEVGLSNGYRFSPPTAPGPITEADLWNWLPIVLDLKVGTATGQQFMDYWENEFENVFSSDPERLYGGWLARPSTNMDVEFNSTDPAGERLLSLKVDGKPIDPARNYTLAAGARAGQPDDQIHRMKHCKSTETLDRTTHDAVRNYLSKHSDILDTGKAPLHCVVRPDVLRSQYLAFIKERNEHEKNKGHDKDSETDE; this is encoded by the coding sequence ATGAAAACTTTTAGCATTGCAGTCTTTTCTGTGATCGCGTGCGTTGCTTTGGCGTCCTTCGCGGACGCCGAAACTCCAGCCGTCGATGCGGACAAAGCCAAACCTAAGCGAATTTCCTTTGCGTTTGTCAACGACATTCACGGTCAATTGGAACCGCATCCAGAATTGTTTTGGTCCGACGATGACGCGCAACGCGAGCATCGCGCTGGTGGACTAAGCCGGATCGCCACTGCAATGGATCAATTGCAATCCGAACGGCCGCACGGCATGCTAAAAATTGATGGCGGCGATACGTTCCAGGGCAGTGGTCCGGCGGCTTGGACGAAAGGTGAGGCAATGGTTGATCCGCTCAATGCGTTGAACCTTGATCTCGCCATTCCGGGAAACTGGTCTGTTGTCTACGGCACGAAGCAGTTCCAGAAGCTGAGCAGCATGGTTAACTATCCCATGATCGCCGCTAACATCCTTGACACGGCGACGGGCGAACTCGTGTTCGAACCCTATTTGGTCAAGGAGATCAATGGCGTCAAGATCGGACTGCTGGGCTTTACCGACCCTGACGTGCCGACTCGCCAACCTCCTCACATGAGTGAAGGTTGGACGTTCCAGCAGGCGGAAGTACTGCAACCGCTGATCGACAAACTTCGCAATACCGAGAAGGTCGATGTGGTGGTGTTGGTTTCGCATATCGGGTTGCACAGGGCGGTCCCGCTGACAAGTAAACTTCAAGGCGTCGACGTTCATCTTTCCGCAGACACCCACGAACGCACCTACGAACCGATCGATGTGGGCGACGCCTGGGTGGTTGAGGCCGGAGCATTTGGCACCTTGGTTGGGGTTTTAGACCTGGTCGTTGCGGACGGCAAAATCGTTGATCGCAATTGGGAGTTGATTGAGCTTCGCGAAAAGGCCTTCCCCGAAAATCCAGAAGTCAAAAAGACCATTGACGAAGTTCTCGAACCGCATCGCGAGCGAATGAATCGTGAAATCGGCCACACGGATATTTGGCTGGAACGATACAACGTCATGAGCACGTCGATGGACCGGTTGATTGCGGATGCCGTGAAGGAATCTGCGAAAACCGAGGTTGGATTGAGCAACGGATACCGTTTTTCACCGCCGACCGCGCCGGGTCCCATCACCGAAGCGGACCTATGGAACTGGCTGCCCATCGTTTTGGATCTGAAGGTAGGAACGGCGACCGGTCAGCAGTTCATGGACTACTGGGAAAACGAATTTGAGAATGTATTTTCGAGCGACCCGGAACGTTTGTATGGCGGTTGGCTGGCCCGGCCCTCGACCAACATGGATGTCGAATTTAATTCGACCGATCCGGCGGGCGAGCGGTTGTTGAGCTTAAAGGTCGACGGCAAACCGATTGATCCCGCTCGAAACTACACACTGGCGGCGGGTGCCAGGGCAGGGCAACCCGACGACCAGATCCATCGCATGAAACATTGCAAGTCAACCGAAACGCTTGACCGAACAACCCATGATGCGGTGCGGAACTATTTATCGAAGCATTCCGACATTCTTGACACGGGGAAGGCTCCGCTGCACTGCGTGGTGCGACCCGATGTCTTGCGATCGCAATACCTTGCTTTCATCAAGGAACGCAATGAGCACGAGAAGAACAAGGGACACGACAAGGACAGCGAAACGGACGAATAG
- a CDS encoding bacterioferritin — protein sequence MSKKQTIENLQRALSMELTAMHQYQLHACVLDDWGMDLLAKQMREELQEELGHSEEYLVRILFLKGCPKLELEKTPVQASSLKEMFEMDLADEQEAIEFYTTASIQASEEHDIGTRQLFERIAIDEEGHAGWLELQLDLLERMGEPAYIAKHMTVHTS from the coding sequence ATGTCAAAGAAACAAACGATCGAAAATCTTCAACGCGCGTTGTCGATGGAACTGACCGCCATGCACCAATACCAGCTGCACGCTTGCGTGTTGGATGATTGGGGCATGGATTTGCTGGCCAAGCAAATGCGAGAAGAATTACAGGAGGAGCTCGGTCACTCAGAAGAATATTTGGTGCGAATCCTATTTTTGAAGGGCTGCCCGAAGTTGGAATTGGAAAAGACGCCGGTTCAAGCGTCGTCCTTGAAAGAAATGTTCGAGATGGATCTAGCCGACGAACAAGAAGCGATCGAGTTCTATACGACGGCTTCCATTCAAGCGAGCGAAGAACATGACATCGGCACTCGACAACTGTTCGAACGAATCGCTATCGATGAAGAAGGTCACGCCGGCTGGTTGGAATTGCAACTCGACTTGCTTGAACGAATGGGCGAACCAGCCTATATCGCCAAGCACATGACGGTTCATACTTCATGA
- a CDS encoding rhodanese-like domain-containing protein, giving the protein MMQSRLILPIATVTLLSAMTLSPVSAQFGGFFGGPKVETIGTTDLSRLLQQQQQVEAKSEERGTNSPQSSFVVVDVRSEAEVKVSVIPGAITKAQYEKNRRQYQGRTVIPYCTVGGRSTAYAKQLAKAGVKVKNYQGSILKWVGAGLPLVTLDGQSTNRVHTYSDRYRIPAKYEQVTE; this is encoded by the coding sequence ATGATGCAATCACGATTGATTCTTCCGATCGCAACCGTCACGCTTCTTTCGGCAATGACGTTGTCTCCGGTATCCGCCCAGTTTGGTGGGTTCTTCGGTGGCCCCAAAGTGGAAACCATTGGAACGACTGACCTGTCCAGACTGCTTCAGCAACAGCAGCAAGTCGAAGCCAAGTCTGAAGAGCGGGGGACGAACTCGCCGCAGTCGAGCTTTGTTGTCGTCGATGTGCGTAGCGAAGCTGAAGTCAAGGTCTCGGTAATTCCGGGAGCGATCACCAAAGCTCAATACGAAAAGAATCGCCGACAGTACCAAGGCCGCACGGTCATTCCCTACTGCACCGTCGGTGGTCGCAGTACCGCGTATGCGAAGCAACTTGCGAAAGCCGGCGTGAAGGTGAAGAACTACCAAGGCAGCATTCTGAAATGGGTCGGCGCCGGTCTGCCGCTGGTCACCCTCGACGGCCAATCCACCAATCGCGTGCACACCTACAGTGATCGCTACCGAATCCCCGCAAAGTACGAACAGGTGACCGAGTAA
- a CDS encoding c-type cytochrome: MNDEKNKTHDQLSTDREQFSSYEQADPESPDIQDIHRAVLREQFEPSEGQQRVPIALFLFFIALAMWGGYYLSKYDGNFQANVYDGPDAFRLMDLSQAGEKKEKQIDPILLGKRIYNNCVSCHQASGEGVAGQYPPLNQSEWVLGDDRILARILLGGLNGPIEVKGTTYNAQMPAWKQLSDRDIAAVLTFIRQNWNNTAPAVEESTIANVRASIGTRASAYSASELKAIELPDRSEAAATETTPMESEAAESETAESQTAKSKTNLEASK, from the coding sequence ATGAACGATGAGAAGAACAAAACGCACGACCAGCTTTCCACCGATCGCGAACAGTTTTCTTCCTACGAACAAGCTGATCCGGAATCGCCCGACATCCAGGACATTCACCGCGCGGTACTGCGTGAACAGTTTGAACCGTCCGAAGGTCAACAGCGTGTGCCGATCGCCTTATTTCTGTTTTTCATCGCCTTGGCGATGTGGGGCGGTTACTACCTGAGCAAGTACGACGGAAACTTCCAGGCCAATGTTTACGACGGCCCGGATGCGTTTCGGTTGATGGATTTGTCACAGGCTGGCGAGAAGAAAGAAAAGCAAATTGACCCGATCCTGTTGGGCAAACGCATCTACAACAATTGCGTCTCGTGCCACCAAGCCAGCGGTGAGGGCGTCGCGGGTCAGTACCCGCCGCTGAATCAGTCCGAGTGGGTGCTTGGTGATGATCGAATTCTCGCTCGTATCCTGCTCGGCGGACTCAACGGCCCCATCGAGGTGAAAGGCACAACCTACAACGCGCAGATGCCAGCGTGGAAACAGCTAAGCGATCGTGATATCGCCGCCGTCCTCACCTTCATCCGCCAAAATTGGAACAACACGGCACCGGCTGTGGAAGAATCCACGATTGCAAATGTCCGTGCATCCATCGGAACACGAGCGTCCGCGTATTCAGCAAGCGAACTCAAGGCAATCGAACTGCCTGACCGAAGCGAAGCGGCAGCAACTGAAACAACACCAATGGAATCGGAAGCTGCTGAATCGGAAACTGCCGAATCGCAGACGGCCAAATCAAAGACGAACCTG
- a CDS encoding methyltransferase domain-containing protein, whose product MSPSPDSNDPRRPGCHTTADLSRAGWQKRYDAGKTGWDRGAPNPMLATWLNTGKLQPCDILVPGCGRGHEVIALADAGFDVTAIDFADGAVQSLTDELKRRNLKAKVVQSDIFAFSQPRSFDAIYEQTSLCAIHPNQWQKYQQLLAGWLRAEGTLFAMFMQCDERDDPPYSCPLETMQVLFSKPAWHWHDAIKQVEHPTGMHELACVLTRTNLEK is encoded by the coding sequence ATGAGTCCATCCCCGGATTCCAATGATCCACGCCGCCCGGGTTGTCACACAACCGCGGACCTATCCAGGGCAGGTTGGCAAAAGCGATACGACGCCGGCAAAACCGGCTGGGATCGTGGTGCACCCAACCCGATGCTCGCGACTTGGCTTAACACAGGCAAGCTTCAGCCGTGCGACATTCTGGTTCCCGGATGTGGTCGTGGTCATGAAGTGATCGCGTTGGCGGATGCGGGGTTTGACGTGACTGCGATCGATTTTGCGGACGGGGCAGTGCAATCTTTGACTGACGAACTGAAACGACGCAACTTGAAAGCCAAGGTGGTTCAGTCAGATATCTTCGCGTTCAGTCAGCCTCGCAGTTTCGATGCCATTTACGAGCAAACAAGTTTGTGTGCGATTCATCCGAACCAATGGCAAAAGTATCAGCAATTGCTTGCTGGTTGGCTTCGAGCCGAAGGAACGCTGTTTGCGATGTTCATGCAATGCGATGAACGCGATGATCCGCCCTACTCATGTCCGCTGGAAACGATGCAAGTGTTGTTTTCTAAGCCAGCGTGGCATTGGCATGACGCTATAAAGCAAGTGGAGCATCCCACCGGCATGCACGAGCTCGCATGTGTCCTTACGCGAACGAATCTAGAAAAATGA
- a CDS encoding thioredoxin family protein has product MTYTTNRYVAKSWRAVRGGLLLTLVVVAGCGWGLTGYDGPSNSGNPDNPGDSRIVEAQSVPVSKSDSSSQGVRHSSSDNHDLKRDTLWHHSEEEAFKTSAKLGLPVLIDFAASWCVPCQMMDEHTWPVKEVQDILLNEVVPLRIEMDSGITGPLVEKYAIESVPAVLLVDSDGVLVERAGYVDADEVAAIVHRYQVRGQADSNSATEHNR; this is encoded by the coding sequence ATGACTTACACAACAAATCGCTACGTTGCGAAATCATGGCGGGCAGTCCGCGGTGGCCTGCTGCTCACACTTGTCGTGGTTGCAGGATGTGGCTGGGGTTTGACTGGATACGATGGGCCGAGCAACTCAGGCAACCCTGACAACCCCGGCGACTCACGCATCGTGGAAGCTCAGAGCGTTCCAGTTTCCAAAAGTGATTCATCGTCACAAGGAGTTCGGCATTCGAGTTCAGACAATCACGACCTGAAACGGGATACCCTTTGGCATCACAGTGAGGAAGAGGCATTCAAAACGTCGGCAAAGCTCGGCCTTCCTGTACTGATCGATTTCGCGGCGTCGTGGTGTGTGCCGTGTCAGATGATGGACGAACACACGTGGCCGGTCAAAGAGGTGCAGGACATTCTTTTGAATGAAGTGGTGCCCCTTCGCATTGAGATGGACTCGGGCATTACCGGCCCACTGGTCGAGAAGTATGCAATCGAATCAGTACCGGCCGTTTTGTTAGTGGACTCAGACGGAGTACTTGTCGAGCGTGCTGGCTACGTTGATGCGGATGAGGTTGCGGCGATCGTCCATCGGTATCAAGTCCGCGGTCAAGCTGATTCCAATTCGGCAACGGAGCACAATCGGTAA
- a CDS encoding NAD(P)/FAD-dependent oxidoreductase, with amino-acid sequence MSHHQIVIVGGGTAGITVAARLRTADPSLDIAIIEPSEKHYYQPLWTLVGGGMFKPEESGRDEVDLIPYGVKWVKDLVASFSPNANSVATRGGETITYDYLIVAPGIQVNWDQVKGLKEAVGKEGVCSNYSIETVASTWEFIRNLKKGVALFTQPAGAVKCGGAPQKICYLAEDYFRRNGVRDDIEVIFTTAGARLFAVDQYREVLEKVAARKGVEPRFRHNLVEIRAASKEAVYRHMDTDEEMVIQYDLIHVTPPMSAPDFVSGSDLAGEGGWVDVDKHTLQHTRFANVFGIGDASSLPTSKTGAAVRKQAPVLVSNLLSLMKQEPLSASYDGYTSCPVVTGYDSLVLAEFDYSGQPAETFPFNQAQERFSMFMLKKFGLPALYWHGMLRGRA; translated from the coding sequence ATGAGCCATCATCAAATTGTCATTGTCGGCGGCGGAACAGCCGGAATCACGGTCGCGGCCCGATTGAGAACCGCCGACCCATCGTTAGACATCGCGATCATCGAGCCGTCCGAGAAGCACTACTACCAACCGCTCTGGACCCTAGTCGGCGGAGGCATGTTCAAGCCCGAAGAATCAGGCCGTGATGAAGTGGATCTGATCCCGTACGGAGTGAAGTGGGTGAAAGATTTGGTCGCATCATTTTCGCCCAACGCCAACAGTGTCGCAACTCGTGGCGGTGAAACGATTACCTACGACTACTTGATCGTTGCCCCCGGCATTCAAGTCAATTGGGACCAAGTGAAGGGTTTGAAGGAGGCTGTCGGGAAAGAGGGCGTGTGCAGCAACTACTCCATCGAAACGGTTGCCAGTACTTGGGAGTTCATCCGGAACCTGAAAAAGGGCGTCGCTTTGTTCACTCAACCGGCCGGGGCGGTGAAGTGTGGCGGTGCTCCGCAAAAGATTTGCTATTTGGCCGAAGACTATTTTCGTCGTAACGGGGTTCGTGATGACATCGAGGTCATCTTCACGACGGCCGGTGCACGACTGTTCGCGGTCGACCAGTATCGCGAAGTGCTGGAAAAGGTGGCCGCGAGAAAAGGCGTCGAACCTCGCTTTCGACATAACCTAGTGGAGATTCGAGCCGCATCGAAAGAAGCCGTCTACCGGCACATGGACACAGACGAAGAGATGGTCATCCAATACGATCTAATCCACGTCACTCCACCGATGAGTGCACCGGATTTCGTTTCCGGTAGTGATCTGGCGGGTGAAGGCGGTTGGGTTGACGTCGACAAGCACACGTTGCAGCACACCCGATTCGCCAACGTGTTCGGAATTGGTGACGCGTCCAGTTTGCCCACTTCCAAAACCGGCGCGGCGGTTCGAAAGCAGGCCCCGGTGTTGGTTAGCAATCTGTTATCGCTGATGAAACAAGAACCATTGTCGGCAAGCTATGACGGTTACACGTCATGCCCCGTCGTGACAGGTTACGACAGCTTGGTTCTAGCTGAGTTTGACTATAGCGGCCAACCCGCTGAAACGTTTCCATTCAACCAAGCCCAAGAGCGATTCAGCATGTTCATGTTAAAAAAGTTCGGTTTGCCCGCGCTCTATTGGCACGGCATGTTGCGCGGCCGAGCCTAG
- a CDS encoding DUF1641 domain-containing protein, whose protein sequence is MDTTVQRPSLVDRLNDPSTAEVLHRLLDHAESFDQMLTAAAELPNLLAIAVDFFDAVSRKASQDGIDIEQRATRLLKLFVQVTEPANMQAIERLVSRLPKLEEGSALLDELPNLIATAMDVFDEWASQVKTEGIDLEQSMRQGLHAVLYLGGQIRRDELDRIGYLLKSEVMSENAVATVGMAGSALSSCHQGTCEHPVPKRVGLFGLLGAIRDPNTQRALSFGLQFAKCFGGVLEKNPEANLIPSNSSSNQG, encoded by the coding sequence ATGGATACCACGGTTCAAAGACCTTCATTGGTGGATCGTTTGAACGACCCAAGCACTGCCGAAGTTCTGCATCGTCTGCTGGATCATGCCGAGTCGTTCGACCAAATGCTGACAGCGGCCGCCGAGCTTCCGAACCTGCTCGCGATCGCGGTTGATTTTTTCGACGCGGTCAGTCGCAAGGCGTCGCAAGATGGCATTGATATCGAACAGCGGGCAACCCGCTTACTGAAGTTGTTTGTCCAGGTCACCGAACCGGCGAACATGCAGGCGATCGAGCGGTTGGTTTCACGATTACCGAAGTTGGAAGAAGGAAGTGCGTTGTTGGATGAGCTTCCCAATCTGATTGCGACCGCCATGGATGTGTTTGACGAATGGGCGAGCCAAGTCAAGACGGAAGGCATCGATTTAGAACAGAGCATGCGTCAAGGCTTGCATGCCGTGTTGTACCTGGGCGGCCAAATTCGCAGGGACGAACTTGACCGGATTGGTTATTTGCTTAAGTCAGAAGTGATGAGTGAGAACGCCGTCGCGACCGTCGGCATGGCTGGATCGGCATTGTCGAGCTGCCATCAAGGAACGTGCGAACATCCGGTTCCCAAACGCGTTGGGCTCTTCGGCTTGCTAGGTGCAATCCGTGACCCAAATACTCAGCGGGCCCTTTCATTCGGACTGCAATTCGCGAAATGTTTCGGCGGCGTCCTTGAAAAGAATCCTGAAGCCAACCTGATTCCTTCCAATTCCTCTTCCAATCAAGGCTGA
- a CDS encoding DsrE family protein, with product MIRSFTLAISATAILLVMTGSTAMAQSTTSDPQGNERPVIGLQHTGPIKVVYQVSEDKWKDGAGKAFLYLKNLRGFYDKQGISASDLDIRAVVHGDASSHVLTDEAWNRVKGVDTGNPNTKLLSELKKLGVSVELCDTRRKREGWSKSDINAGVLLTEAAYARIIDLQHQGYAYIKF from the coding sequence ATGATTCGTTCATTCACACTCGCGATCTCGGCCACTGCCATTTTGCTGGTCATGACAGGCTCGACGGCCATGGCCCAATCAACCACTAGCGATCCACAGGGCAACGAACGTCCCGTGATCGGACTGCAGCACACCGGGCCAATCAAAGTCGTCTATCAGGTCAGCGAAGACAAATGGAAGGACGGTGCCGGTAAGGCCTTTTTGTATTTGAAAAACCTGCGAGGCTTTTACGACAAACAAGGGATTTCAGCTAGCGACCTGGACATTCGGGCGGTTGTCCACGGTGACGCATCGAGCCATGTATTGACGGACGAAGCTTGGAACCGTGTGAAAGGAGTTGACACGGGCAATCCCAATACGAAGTTGCTTTCCGAGCTAAAAAAACTTGGGGTTTCAGTCGAGCTTTGCGACACGCGGCGCAAGCGAGAGGGTTGGTCGAAGTCAGACATCAACGCCGGTGTCCTTTTGACGGAAGCCGCATACGCAAGGATCATTGACTTGCAGCACCAAGGTTATGCCTACATCAAATTCTAG
- a CDS encoding cbb3-type cytochrome oxidase assembly protein, which translates to MTNTLIFIWIVVLMLAFSSVAALIWAVASGQLGEFQKGATSIFDDDEPIGEITDSFPSNHPQEPKASSHE; encoded by the coding sequence ATGACCAACACACTCATATTCATCTGGATTGTCGTTCTGATGCTGGCGTTTAGCTCGGTCGCTGCTCTCATTTGGGCTGTCGCTTCAGGCCAGCTTGGTGAATTCCAAAAGGGCGCGACCAGCATTTTTGATGATGACGAACCCATCGGTGAAATCACTGATTCCTTTCCTTCCAATCACCCGCAAGAACCGAAGGCTTCTTCCCATGAGTAG
- a CDS encoding cbb3-type cytochrome c oxidase subunit I, whose protein sequence is MSSGKMASGPQHTFDTMDVNVRADIDRSCREVVLLWYASSVFWLLLGSTLALIASIKLHTPGFLADSEWLTFGRVRPAHLNTMIYGWASMSGMGTLLWLMARLCKIPLPWREGLMVAGLYWNAMVAIGTWQILIGNGTSIEWLEFPWWISIPLGATFLVVIALTIKMLRERREKHLYVSQWYLFGSTIWFPFLYIGATILIHSPAAVGVAKGTANWWFAHNVLGLWLTPIGLASAYYFIPKVLGRPIHSYYLSIIGFWTLALFYNWAGTHHLIGGPLPAWLVTVGTVGSMMMFVPVITVAVNHHLTMVGNFSKLRISPTLRFVVFGAMSYTAVSVQGSLQALRSLNEVSHFTHYTIAHAHLGVYSFFTMIAFGSMYYVMPRLVEREWISSRLIKVHFWCCAIGIAMYWVGLTIGGWLQGTWMNNPDIPFMDIVGWMIPYLWSRSIAGILMTIGHFAFGILVWKMLRREGGWLVEPTLFVSRKEAAEAVHDAAPAIEGVYE, encoded by the coding sequence ATGAGTAGCGGCAAAATGGCCAGCGGTCCGCAACACACTTTCGACACGATGGACGTCAATGTCCGCGCTGACATCGACCGATCTTGTCGCGAGGTCGTGCTGCTTTGGTATGCCAGTAGCGTTTTTTGGCTATTGCTGGGGTCGACGCTTGCGTTAATAGCGTCGATCAAATTGCACACGCCCGGGTTTCTTGCCGATTCGGAGTGGCTGACATTTGGTCGCGTGCGTCCCGCACACTTGAACACAATGATCTACGGATGGGCGTCGATGTCCGGGATGGGGACACTGCTTTGGTTGATGGCTCGGCTATGCAAAATACCGCTTCCATGGCGAGAAGGCCTCATGGTGGCGGGCTTGTATTGGAATGCCATGGTGGCCATCGGGACTTGGCAAATTCTGATTGGCAACGGCACCAGCATTGAATGGCTTGAGTTCCCATGGTGGATTTCAATTCCGCTAGGAGCCACGTTCTTGGTGGTGATCGCACTGACGATCAAGATGCTGCGTGAACGTCGCGAGAAGCACTTGTACGTTTCGCAGTGGTACCTGTTTGGGTCGACAATCTGGTTCCCGTTTCTCTACATCGGAGCCACCATCCTGATTCATTCGCCCGCCGCCGTGGGCGTAGCCAAAGGGACAGCCAATTGGTGGTTCGCTCACAATGTCCTTGGCCTTTGGTTGACACCGATTGGACTTGCTTCGGCCTACTACTTTATTCCGAAGGTCCTCGGTCGACCAATCCACAGTTACTACCTATCCATCATCGGATTCTGGACGCTTGCGTTGTTTTACAACTGGGCGGGAACTCACCATTTGATTGGCGGTCCGCTACCAGCGTGGTTGGTGACTGTGGGGACCGTCGGCAGCATGATGATGTTTGTGCCGGTCATCACCGTGGCCGTGAATCATCACCTGACAATGGTCGGTAACTTTTCCAAACTGCGGATCAGTCCCACGTTGCGATTTGTCGTCTTCGGAGCCATGTCCTACACCGCCGTCAGCGTGCAAGGTTCACTGCAAGCACTCCGTTCCCTCAACGAAGTCAGCCACTTCACTCACTACACCATTGCCCACGCTCATCTAGGCGTTTATTCGTTCTTTACGATGATTGCTTTCGGATCGATGTACTACGTCATGCCACGATTGGTTGAGCGTGAATGGATCAGCAGTCGATTGATCAAGGTGCATTTTTGGTGTTGTGCGATCGGCATCGCGATGTACTGGGTCGGTTTGACCATCGGCGGCTGGCTGCAGGGAACCTGGATGAACAACCCCGACATTCCGTTCATGGATATCGTTGGTTGGATGATCCCCTATCTCTGGTCGCGAAGCATCGCTGGAATACTGATGACGATCGGACACTTCGCATTTGGCATCCTGGTTTGGAAAATGCTACGCCGCGAAGGTGGATGGCTGGTTGAGCCGACGCTTTTCGTTTCACGCAAAGAAGCTGCTGAAGCAGTTCACGACGCAGCACCCGCAATTGAAGGAGTCTACGAATGA
- a CDS encoding rhodanese-like domain-containing protein, translating into MQTIDVKRLAEEQRRFHVDVIDVRMPTEFREIHAQFARNVPLDSLDPHEVLASRNGAADQPLFVICRSGNRSAQACKKFIDAGFENIVNVEGGTTAWDKAGLPVVRGKKAFPLTQQVQLTAGFLVLLGVVLAYFVHPYFAGLSAFVGAGLMFAGATGACPMASGIARMPWNQCGGGGSCLA; encoded by the coding sequence ATGCAAACGATTGATGTAAAACGATTGGCGGAAGAACAGCGTCGGTTTCATGTCGATGTCATCGACGTACGGATGCCAACGGAGTTTCGCGAAATTCATGCCCAATTCGCTCGCAACGTGCCTTTGGACTCGCTCGACCCACACGAAGTATTGGCGTCGCGGAACGGGGCGGCTGATCAGCCGCTGTTTGTGATTTGTCGTAGCGGGAATCGCTCGGCGCAAGCATGCAAGAAGTTCATTGACGCCGGGTTTGAAAACATTGTCAACGTCGAAGGCGGCACGACCGCCTGGGACAAGGCGGGTTTGCCAGTAGTGAGAGGCAAAAAGGCATTTCCGCTGACGCAGCAAGTTCAACTGACAGCCGGGTTCTTGGTCTTGTTAGGCGTTGTGCTGGCATACTTTGTTCATCCTTACTTCGCCGGACTGTCGGCCTTTGTCGGTGCTGGACTGATGTTTGCCGGCGCGACGGGTGCCTGCCCAATGGCATCCGGAATTGCCAGGATGCCTTGGAATCAGTGCGGGGGTGGAGGCTCATGTTTGGCCTAG
- a CDS encoding cbb3-type cytochrome c oxidase subunit II, with the protein MNRIPLIMAGVLATVIASLFGLVLIPDMQFDQMQPKEIMAADGSTAMYPLPLDDFREAPGKEVYRSMGCVYCHSQQVRPEGFGADIDRGWGQRRSVPRDYVLQQPPYLGTMRTGPDLANIGVRQPSDEWHLLHLYDPQITSPGSVMPPFKFLFETTVGKEPNPPLGSPAIRLPESYASDPTWIVPDERAISLVAYLKTLSQKYDVEDVQ; encoded by the coding sequence ATGAATCGCATTCCATTGATCATGGCCGGGGTTCTTGCGACGGTGATTGCTTCGCTCTTTGGCCTCGTCCTGATTCCCGACATGCAGTTTGATCAGATGCAGCCCAAGGAGATCATGGCTGCCGATGGTTCGACGGCCATGTACCCGCTCCCTTTGGACGACTTTCGCGAAGCGCCGGGCAAGGAGGTATATCGTTCGATGGGCTGTGTCTATTGCCATTCACAGCAGGTGCGCCCAGAAGGATTCGGTGCTGATATTGACCGTGGTTGGGGACAGCGTCGGTCAGTTCCGCGAGATTACGTTTTGCAGCAACCGCCCTACTTGGGCACCATGCGAACCGGTCCGGATTTGGCCAACATAGGCGTGCGTCAACCGAGCGACGAGTGGCATCTTCTGCACTTGTACGATCCGCAAATTACGTCACCTGGCAGCGTCATGCCGCCATTCAAGTTTCTCTTTGAGACGACGGTAGGCAAGGAGCCGAATCCGCCACTCGGCTCGCCAGCGATCCGGCTGCCTGAGTCGTACGCCAGTGATCCGACATGGATCGTGCCGGACGAACGCGCGATCTCGTTGGTCGCCTACTTGAAAACACTTTCCCAGAAGTATGACGTGGAGGATGTGCAATGA